From one Solanum lycopersicum chromosome 12, SLM_r2.1 genomic stretch:
- the LOC138340365 gene encoding uncharacterized protein yields MRSSVLDIFFSKNEKLCPRYICPYRISKSLGNEAHGLELPQELEEVHSVLHLSMFNNCMSDDSLIMPFEDNGIKDSVSNEEIPVQILDHNVRKLRTTKVTSIKVLWKNKFVEEATWEDEKDMKKRYPHVFEFGETIDQVLL; encoded by the exons ATGAGAAGCTCTGTCCTCGATATATTCTTTAGTAAGAATGAGAAGCTCTGTCCTCGATATATTTGCCCttatagaatatcaaaaagCTTGGGTAATGAAGCTCATGGgttggagctaccacaagagttagaGGAGGTGCATTCGGTGTTGCACCTCTCCATGTTCAATAATTGCATGAGTGATGATTCATTGATCATGCCATTTGAGGATAATGGGATCAAGGATAGCGTATCTAATGAAGAGATTCCGGTTCAGATTCTAGATCACAATGTTCGCAAATTAAGGACTACGAAAGTAACATCAATAAAAGTTCTTTGGAAAAACAAATTTGTtgaggaagctacttgggaagatgagaaggatatgaagaagagatatccacatgTTTTTGAATTCGGAGAAACTATAGACcaag TATTACTGTAA